A section of the Carya illinoinensis cultivar Pawnee chromosome 12, C.illinoinensisPawnee_v1, whole genome shotgun sequence genome encodes:
- the LOC122289341 gene encoding protein FAR-RED ELONGATED HYPOCOTYL 3-like, with protein MNAFFDGYVHSGTTLKEFVDQFDNALRKKVEVETLADFKSINQTIPCVSHFNIEKQFQSVYTNAKFKELQRELLGLMACNCSLVSTEGSICKYDVLDEISTDELIKTVNYSVYFNEKEVEVRCTCGLFETRGILCRHALRVCQLKKIKELPSVYVLDRWRKDVKRRYTLLRSSYDDHGDREDSRNYELVVKRCLKLATKIASNSEKVHAFLSVVDDFEKTCEDSTVDSTLIHTKEKADVVLDKGKKILSPNVVRGKGRPPSKRRVPHVEKMATKKSKRTCRKILADETGLDDNPGSQHSQFSDGVYVGTQNSIITQSTPPGDENL; from the exons atgaatgcatttttCGATGGCTATGTGCATTCCGGAACGACATTGAAGGAATTTGTTGATCAGTTTGATAATGCACTTAGAAAGAAGGTCGAGGTCGAGACACTTGCTGATTTCAAATCTATCAACCAGACTATTCCCTGCGTATCTCACTTCAACATAGAGAAGCAATTCCAATCCGTATATACAAATGCAAAATTCAAAGAGCTCCAAAGGGAGTTGCTAGGCTTAATGGCTTGTAATTGTTCGTTGGTAAGCACAGAAGGGTCAATTTGTAAGTACGATGTGTTGGATGAAATTTCTACTGACGAGCTCATTAAAACAGTCAATTACTCAGTATACTTTAATGAAAAGGAGGTGGAGGTGCGATGCACGTGTGGACTATTTGAAACTAGGGGCATTCTATGTCGGCATGCACTTAGAGTTTGTCAGTTGAAGAAGATTAAAGAGCTGCCAAGTGTATATGTGTTGGATCGCTGGAGAAAGGACGTAAAGAGGAGATACACCTTACTCAGAAGTAGTTACGATGACCATGGTGACAGAGAGGATAGTCGGAATTATGAGCTGGTTGTTAAGAGATGTTTGAAATTAGCAACCAAAATAGCTTCAAATTCTGAAAAAGTCCATGCATTCCTAAGTGTTGTTGATGACTTTGAGAAAACATGTGAAGACTCAACAGTAGACTCGACACTCATTCATACGAAGGAGAAAGCAGATGTGGTATTGGATAAGGGGAAAAAGATATTAAGCCCAAATGTGGTACGAGGAAAAGGGAGACCCCCAAGTAAGAGGAGGGTTCCACACGTGGAAAAGATGGCCACAAAGAAAAGCAAACGG ACATGCAGGAAAATCTTGGCAGATGAAACAGGATTGGATGACAACCCGGGATCTCAACACTCCCAATTTTCTGATGGGGTATATGTTGGGACACAAAACAGCATTATTACACAATCCACACCACCAGGGGATGAG AATTTGTGA
- the LOC122290261 gene encoding protein FAR1-RELATED SEQUENCE 5-like, with protein sequence MANPFDEDFNPFDHPFEMPPYMPYTPPNYPEDLTREAPPESTAAEFEKNVGCSSRIIDEDVHNADEMVFDINEDLEGTTNVQEDEVRVDAPRSGMEFASVKDLTAYYKHYAKQQGFGVRIQRTRRDDDGRPVYVTVGCARGGKYEPKNSDMSKPRPTTRTDCKARVNATLSKTDKWVFTTVENIHNHVTVSPKKTRLLRSHKVLDEYSQRVLNLNDRAGIRMNKNFLSLVVDAGGYENLQFQEKDCRNYIDKARHLRLGKGGGDALNQYFKRMRDKNDGFVSVMDVDDEGRLRNVFWADARSRAAYEYFGDVVTFDTTYLTNRYGMPFAPFVGINHHGQSILLGAGLLSSEDTTTFVWLFQMWLDCMNGRAPCSIITDQDRAMKSAIAIVFPNTRHRFCLWHILRKLPEKLGSHAMFNAGLKTDIQTTLYDSQTIHEFEESWG encoded by the exons ATGGCCAACCCATTTGATGAAGACTTTAACCCATTTGATCATCCATTTGAG ATGCCACCTTATATGCCATACACTCCACCGAATTATCCAGAAGACCTGACACGAGAAGCGCCCCCTGAGTCAACTGCTgctgaatttgaaaaaaatgttggGTGTTCATCACGAATTATTGATGAGGATGTTCATAACGCCGATG AAATGGTATTCGACATAAATGAAGATTTAGAGGGTACCACTAATGTCCAAGAAGATGAGGTACGAGTTGATGCACCCAGATCCGGTATGGAATTTGCAAGTGTGAAAGACCTGACAGCCTATTATAAGCATTATGCGAAACAACAGGGTTTTGGTGTACGGATACAGAGGACTAGgagagatgatgatgggaggCCAGTTTATGTGACAGTTGGTTGTGCCCGTGGCGGAAAGTACGAACCTAAGAACAGTGATATGTCGAAGCCACGACCAACAACTAGGACGGATTGTAAGGCCAGAGTAAATGCGACATTGAGTAAGACTGACAAGTGGGTTTTCACTACTGTAGAAAATATACACAACCATGTAACTGTAAGCCCCAAGAAGACTAGGCTATTGCGATCTCACAAGGTTCTAGATGAATACAGCCAAAGGGTCCTTAACTTGAATGATCGAGCGGGTATACGGATGAATAAGAACTTTTTGTCTCTTGTTGTTGATGCTGGAGGTTATGAGAATCTTCAGTTTCAGGAGAAAGATTGTCGGAATTATATTGATAAGGCCAGACATTTACGGTTGGGTAAAGGAGGTGGAGATGCACTTAATCAGTATTTCAAAAGAATGAGAGACAAGAATGATGGGTTCGTTTCTGTCATGGACGTGGATGATGAGGGGAGGTTACGGAATGTCTTTTGGGCTGATGCTCGTAGTCGAGCGGCCTATGAGTATTTTGGCGATGTAGTAACCTTCGATACTACGTACCTAACAAATAGGTACGGGATGCCTTTTGCTCCATTCGTTGGTATTAACCATCATGGGCAGTCCATATTACTAGGGGCAGGATTGCTTTCGAGTGAGGACACAACCACTTTTGTGTGGTTATTTCAAATGTGGTTGGATTGCATGAATGGTCGGGCCCCCTGTTCCATCATAACCGACCAAGATCGGGCCATGAAGAGTGCTATTGCCATTGTATTCCCCAACACTCGTCATAGATTTTGTTTATGGCATATCTTGCGCAAACTTCCAGAGAAGTTGGGGTCTCACGCCATGTTCAATGCGGGGTTGAAGACTGACATTCAGACAACATTATATGATTCACAGACCATCCATGAATTTGAGGAGAGTTGGGGGTGA